One segment of Schistocerca nitens isolate TAMUIC-IGC-003100 unplaced genomic scaffold, iqSchNite1.1 HiC_scaffold_517, whole genome shotgun sequence DNA contains the following:
- the LOC126232457 gene encoding uncharacterized protein LOC126232457, protein MHVRQHRYPYTRPPIAHSRSVFNIINGAPAARRGRSHDAAATFAPTHSRTAKQLADPPTQHSRQTKTTAAAATKQNKHLAPSVRQKTNGQAHRPLLTTTTQRHAAPFPPLSIHSARDPVVDDDTRRARFPQPTPFRHYARLHPTPVATALLHALSPPPPPPPPPPPPLSPFPYTTTQPKTHSRPKHNNMARASAHTPNQSPSTQPHARHGKTGVLPRCHQSSTNNHTGGTTNNCRPAGNHQTHIPARHHTPLGSRFAKT, encoded by the coding sequence atgcacgtacgacaacaccgctacccgtacacaaggcctcccattgcacacagccgctctgtgttcaacatcatcaatggcgcgcccgcggctcgtcgcggtcgcagccatgacgccgccgccacttttgcaccaacacattcacgcaccgcaaaacagctcgccgacccaccgacacagcacagccgacaaacaaaaacaaccgcggcggcggcaacaaaacaaaacaaacacctcgcaccaagcgtccgacagaaaacaaacggacaggcacacaggcctctgctaacgaccacgacacagcggcacgctgcccctttcccgccactctcgattcacagcgcacgcgaccccgtcgtcgacgacgacacgcgacgggctcgcttcccgcaacctacacctttccgccactacgcacggctccacccgacgcccgtcgcaacggcactactgcacgcactatcacccccgccgccgccgccgccgccgccgcctcctcctctctcccccttcccgtacacaacaacacagccaaaaacacactcacgacccaaacataacaacatggcacgtgcatcggcgcacacccccaaccagtcaccgtcgacacaaccacacgcaaggcacggaaaaaccggcgtccttccacgttgccatcaaagcagcacaaacaaccacacaggaggaaccaccaacaactgccggccggccggcaaccaccaaacgcacattcccgctcgccaccacacacctctcggcagccgtttcgcaaagacatga